One window from the genome of Verrucomicrobiota bacterium encodes:
- the def gene encoding peptide deformylase has translation MILEIVRYGHPVLWQKGKKITKITPEIHEFADDMLDTMYHAAGVGLAAQQVNQALQMAVVDISGADRPSKMWFSGVEVDPEDYMPLILINPVIKPSGELESGTEGCLSFPEIGGNILRAPVAEVKASKLDGSILHFRAAGLLARAIQHEVDHLNGILFIDRMIQRDKEKAKPSIRKLLKQTRAELGLKD, from the coding sequence ATGATTCTTGAGATCGTCAGGTACGGGCATCCTGTCTTGTGGCAGAAGGGTAAAAAAATCACTAAAATCACCCCCGAAATCCACGAGTTCGCTGACGACATGCTCGATACCATGTATCATGCTGCGGGGGTCGGTTTGGCAGCCCAACAGGTAAATCAAGCTTTGCAAATGGCCGTGGTGGATATTTCAGGGGCGGATCGGCCTTCTAAAATGTGGTTCTCCGGTGTCGAAGTGGATCCTGAGGATTATATGCCCCTGATCCTGATTAATCCCGTCATCAAACCCTCTGGTGAACTCGAAAGCGGGACGGAAGGATGTCTGAGTTTCCCAGAAATCGGTGGTAATATCCTGCGCGCGCCAGTTGCCGAGGTCAAAGCCTCCAAACTCGACGGATCCATCCTGCATTTTAGGGCTGCTGGCCTTTTGGCCCGTGCGATCCAGCACGAGGTGGACCACTTGAATGGGATCCTTTTTATCGACCGCATGATCCAGCGTGACAAAGAAAAGGCCAAACCCTCCATACGCAAATTGCTGAAACAAACCCGTGCAGAACTCGGACTTAAAGACTAA
- a CDS encoding biopolymer transporter ExbD produces MQFVVKRKRTPQIILVSLMDILAILLIFFMVTTTFKKALPEVQLKLPEAKQSQDGSNLENEPLILTIDKDDKMWIAATPVTFSNLDQTFKDAKEKQPNLTLEIRSDEKATFGTIIKVMDAAKLEKIDNIKALTRKPDIQEVK; encoded by the coding sequence ATGCAATTTGTCGTTAAAAGAAAACGTACCCCCCAGATTATCCTTGTGTCTCTCATGGACATCTTGGCTATTCTCTTGATTTTCTTCATGGTGACAACGACCTTTAAAAAGGCTTTACCCGAGGTCCAGCTCAAGCTCCCCGAGGCAAAACAATCACAGGATGGTAGCAATCTAGAAAATGAACCTCTCATCCTGACTATCGATAAGGATGATAAAATGTGGATTGCCGCTACGCCTGTGACTTTTTCGAACCTTGACCAGACTTTTAAAGATGCCAAAGAAAAACAGCCAAATCTGACTCTTGAAATCCGCAGTGATGAAAAAGCAACCTTCGGCACGATTATCAAGGTGATGGATGCTGCCAAACTCGAGAAGATCGATAATATCAAGGCTCTTACCCGTAAACCGGACATTCAAGAGGTTAAGTAA